The genomic window CCAAAGGGGGGGTCGCTTGCGACCCGCAGATGCTCAGCCGAAGGGAATGCGAGGCGTTGACTCGGCGGTACACCCAGGAGCTCATCTCCTTCATCGGCTCCCGGTCGGATATCCCCGCCCCGGACTTGGGCACGGACGAGCAGATCATGGCCTGGATGATGGACACCTATTCCAATCACGCCGGCTATGCCGTCCCGGAGATCGTCACCGGGAAGCCGGTTTCGATCGGCGGGTCCCTGGGGCGACGGGAGGCAACGGGAAGAGGGGTCGCCTTCCTCGTCAATCGGGCGGTCGAGATGGGCAAGCTTGCCTCACCCGTGCGGGTGATCGTGCAAGGGTTCGGCAATGTGGGCTCCCATGCCGCGCTCGAGCTGGCTCGTACTGGGGCGAGCATCGTGGGGGTCTCCGATCGGACCGGAGCCGTCTATCGCTCCGGAGGGATCGATCTCGCGGGCCTGCAGCAGCACGTGGCGCGGCAGGGCGGAGTTCGAGGATTTCCGGAAGCCGAGCCGATCGACGATCGGGAGATCCTGCTTCAGCCGTGCGATGTCCTGATCCCGGCCGCCGTGGAACGGGTGATCACCGAGGATATCGCAAGGAAGGTCCAATGCCGCATCCTGGCGGAAGGAGCCAACGGCCCGACGACGCCGGAAGCGGACGAGGTGTTGGCAGAGCGTCCCGAGATCTTCGTCCTGCCAGACATCCTTTGCAACGCGGGGGGGGTGGTGGTGAGCTACTTCGAGTGGGTGCAGGATCTGCAGAGCTTTTTCTGGTCGGAGCGGGAGGTGTATGACGCGCTCAACCGCATGCTGACGGACGCCCTCGCAAAGATTCTCAAGCGGGCGGAGAGGGAGAAGGTCTCCACGCGAATGGCCGCCTTGATGATCGGGATCGAGCGGGTTGCAGCGGCCAAGAAGCTTCGAGGCCTTTTCCCCTGAGTCGTCTTTTTGCTTGCTCCGGAGTGACGTCGTGGGATGCTTGCATAAGCACTCCAACGTGCATGATTGCCTCGGCCGTGCGTGGTCTACCCCTTCTGATTTCAGTTGGTTCTCTCTTCGCCATAGCCGCTTTCGGTCAGGAGAAAGCAGGAAAGCCCGGAACGACCCCGACCGCCGACGCGCTCGAGCCTTCTGCTTCCCCTGACTCGCCTCCCCCTCCGCCAGCGACTCCCGCTCCGGTCGTCGAGACCGCAAAGCCCGCGCTCCGAGGGGCGATGGTGCGATTGAGCGATTTCGGAACCGATGATGTGGCCTATCTCTCGATTCCCGACAGCCCTCCGGTGGCCGCGGTCGTCTTGGTCCCCGGCATGTGGGGGCTCGATGACTGGATCAAGCTCAGTGCCGACCGGTTGGCCCGCCAGGGTTTCGTCGCGCTCGCGGTGGATCTCTTCAACGGTCAGGTTCCCACCGATGCGCGGATCGCCTCGGACTTGGAACGAGGCCTTCGCGGAGAGTCGACTTTCCGCGTCATCCGAGCGGGCATCCGGTTCGTGCGCGAGAGTCCGCGATTCCGAACGGATCGGGTGGCGCTCATGGGCTGGGAGATCGGTGCGGGCTTTGTGCTCGAAATGCTTTTGACCGAAAAGGGGATCGACGCCGGAGTCTTGTTTTACGGCCCCCTCGAGCTTGATCGGGGAAAGCTGGCCAAGCTCAAGGTGCCGGTCTGCGGGATTTACGGGGACCGCGACCCTTCGATTCCCAGGGAGGAACTGCTTCGGTTCACCAAGATCGTGGAGGAAGAGCACAAACCCTTCGACTTGCACGTCTTCCCTGCGGGAACCAGCTTTGCCGATCCGCGGAGTGCCGGCTTCGATCCGGTCAGTGCGGAGGCAGCGTGGAACATGGCCGCACACTTTCTCGATCACCATCTTGCGGAAAGCGTGAGCAGCAAGAAGGATGGGGGGTGGCGCGATCTCTTTCGCATGA from Methylacidimicrobium sp. B4 includes these protein-coding regions:
- a CDS encoding Glu/Leu/Phe/Val dehydrogenase — protein: MRFLLDNPTFAMACRQFDQAADLLELPRALRERTKWPKRMVAVAVPVRMDSGEVSVFNGYRVQHHLSLGPTKGGIRYAPGVDLGEVSALAMWMSWKCALMGLPFGGAKGGVACDPQMLSRRECEALTRRYTQELISFIGSRSDIPAPDLGTDEQIMAWMMDTYSNHAGYAVPEIVTGKPVSIGGSLGRREATGRGVAFLVNRAVEMGKLASPVRVIVQGFGNVGSHAALELARTGASIVGVSDRTGAVYRSGGIDLAGLQQHVARQGGVRGFPEAEPIDDREILLQPCDVLIPAAVERVITEDIARKVQCRILAEGANGPTTPEADEVLAERPEIFVLPDILCNAGGVVVSYFEWVQDLQSFFWSEREVYDALNRMLTDALAKILKRAEREKVSTRMAALMIGIERVAAAKKLRGLFP
- a CDS encoding dienelactone hydrolase family protein; its protein translation is MRGLPLLISVGSLFAIAAFGQEKAGKPGTTPTADALEPSASPDSPPPPPATPAPVVETAKPALRGAMVRLSDFGTDDVAYLSIPDSPPVAAVVLVPGMWGLDDWIKLSADRLARQGFVALAVDLFNGQVPTDARIASDLERGLRGESTFRVIRAGIRFVRESPRFRTDRVALMGWEIGAGFVLEMLLTEKGIDAGVLFYGPLELDRGKLAKLKVPVCGIYGDRDPSIPREELLRFTKIVEEEHKPFDLHVFPAGTSFADPRSAGFDPVSAEAAWNMAAHFLDHHLAESVSSKKDGGWRDLFRMSEKK